The sequence ACGTCAATAATTTGTACTTCTATAGCAGAGGGATTGTCTACAACATTGACAATTTCTTTTTTCCAAAACGGGTTTTTCATATGCCAAAATTCATAATCTATGTACTCACCCTGCTCATATCTCCCTAAATCAATTTCTATCCATTCTCCTTCTTCGCCTTCTTCGATTTGCACAGACGTTCTAATTTCTGGTGAAAATACTAATTTAAATGCGCGGACATCTTGATACAAAAAATAAAAGGTGATAACGAGCGAAATGACAAGTACAGGAGTGATACTTAGCAAAACCGTTTTCCGCCTCTGACTAACGCGTTGTTCTTTACTGATTTCTTCAACCATCATACTGTCCTCCCTCAATAATTGATCTAAAGAAATGTCTAAAGCGTCACTTAATTGAACCAATGTACTTAAATCAGGATAATTTCTCTCGCTTTCCCAGTTAGATATGGCTGAACGCGAAACATTTAACAAGTCGGCCAAATCTTGTTGCGTAAG is a genomic window of Litoribacterium kuwaitense containing:
- a CDS encoding helix-turn-helix domain-containing protein, yielding MDSIGEKIKRQRKEKQLTQQDLADLLNVSRSAISNWESERNYPDLSTLVQLSDALDISLDQLLREDSMMVEEISKEQRVSQRRKTVLLSITPVLVISLVITFYFLYQDVRAFKLVFSPEIRTSVQIEEGEEGEWIEIDLGRYEQGEYIDYEFWHMKNPFWKKEIVNVVDNPSAIEVQIIDVENNSPVSTLTIESGTGGEVHSVNHSPLSFA